The Tenacibaculum jejuense genome includes a window with the following:
- a CDS encoding DUF6503 family protein → MFKYLTAFLFFLFSVSITSQNITGKELLEKTIQYHDPEGNWKTFKGKLNITMTTPNSSKRDSEIEIDLPNEFFSVEAKRGENTTKYTLDKGICTMSFNGNENPSAAVKKEHKLSCDRAHLFKNYYTYLYGLPMKLKDNGTIIDNNVEKRTFKGKEYLVLKATYDANVGKDTWYFYFNPKTYAMEVYQFFKATKDSGEYILLSDETTINGIKMPKVRAWYYNKNDGYLGTDTLTE, encoded by the coding sequence ATGTTTAAATATCTTACTGCTTTTCTATTTTTCCTTTTTTCAGTTTCAATTACTTCTCAAAATATTACAGGTAAAGAATTACTAGAAAAAACTATTCAATATCATGATCCAGAAGGAAACTGGAAAACTTTTAAAGGTAAATTAAACATTACCATGACTACACCTAATAGTTCAAAAAGAGATAGTGAAATTGAAATTGATTTACCTAATGAATTTTTTTCTGTAGAAGCAAAACGAGGCGAAAACACAACAAAATATACTCTTGATAAAGGAATTTGCACAATGTCTTTTAACGGCAATGAAAATCCTTCAGCAGCTGTAAAAAAAGAACACAAATTGAGTTGTGATAGAGCTCATTTATTTAAAAACTATTACACCTATTTGTATGGCTTGCCTATGAAGCTAAAAGATAACGGTACTATTATAGATAATAACGTTGAAAAAAGAACTTTTAAAGGAAAAGAATATTTGGTTTTAAAAGCCACTTACGATGCGAACGTAGGAAAAGATACTTGGTATTTTTATTTCAATCCGAAAACTTATGCAATGGAAGTATATCAGTTTTTCAAAGCAACTAAAGATAGCGGTGAATATATTTTACTTTCTGATGAAACAACTATAAACGGAATAAAAATGCCAAAAGTTAGAGCTTGGTATTACAATAAAAACGACGGCTATTTGGGTACAGATACATTAACTGAGTAA
- the aspS gene encoding aspartate--tRNA ligase, whose translation MYRSHSCGELRASHINTEVTLAGWVQKSRDKGFMIWVDLRDRYGITQLIFDEERTSKDLIEKAKTLGREFVIQVKGTVIERASKNPNLETGDIEVLVSDLTILNDAKLPPFTIEDETDGGEDIRMKYRYLDIRRNPVKNSLLFRHKVSMEVRKYLSDKGFIDVETPYLIKSTPEGARDFLVPSRMNAGQFYALPQSPQTFKQLLMVGGIDKYFQIVKCFRDEDLRADRQPEFTQIDCEMSFVEQEDILEIFEGMTRHLLKEINGVEVDKFPRMSFDDAMRLYGNDKPDIRFGMQFGELNEVAQHKDFKVFNSAELVVGIAVPGAASYTRKEIDKLIDWVKRPQVGALGMVYVKCNEDGSFKSSVDKFYNQEDLAKWAEVTGAKPGDLICVLSGNTNKVRAQLSALRMELAERLGLRKPDEFAPLWVVDFPLLELDEETGHYHAMHHPFTSPKPGQIELLDTDPGAVKANAYDLVLNGNEIGGGSIRIHDKETQAIMFKHLGFTEEEAKAQFGFLMDAFEYGAPPHGGLAFGLDRLVAILGGQETIRDFIAFPKNNSGRDVMIDAPATIDNGQLQELSIQLDIQEEA comes from the coding sequence ATGTATAGATCGCATTCTTGCGGTGAATTAAGAGCATCGCATATTAATACTGAAGTTACCCTTGCTGGATGGGTTCAAAAATCAAGAGATAAAGGTTTTATGATCTGGGTTGATTTACGAGATCGTTATGGAATCACACAATTGATTTTTGATGAAGAGAGAACTTCAAAAGATCTTATTGAAAAAGCAAAAACCTTAGGTAGAGAGTTCGTTATTCAAGTAAAAGGAACGGTAATCGAAAGAGCTTCTAAAAACCCTAACTTAGAAACTGGAGACATCGAAGTTTTAGTTTCTGACTTAACAATTTTAAACGATGCAAAATTACCTCCATTTACGATTGAAGATGAAACTGACGGTGGAGAAGATATTCGTATGAAATATCGTTATTTAGATATTCGTCGTAATCCTGTTAAAAACAGTTTATTATTCCGTCATAAAGTATCGATGGAAGTACGTAAATATTTATCTGACAAAGGGTTTATTGATGTGGAAACTCCATATTTAATTAAATCTACACCAGAAGGAGCGCGTGATTTCTTAGTGCCTTCTCGTATGAACGCTGGTCAGTTTTACGCTTTACCACAATCGCCACAAACATTCAAGCAATTGTTAATGGTTGGTGGAATTGATAAATATTTCCAAATCGTAAAGTGTTTTAGAGATGAAGATTTACGTGCCGATCGTCAACCTGAATTTACGCAAATAGACTGCGAAATGTCGTTTGTAGAGCAAGAAGATATTTTAGAGATTTTCGAAGGAATGACACGTCATTTATTAAAAGAGATTAACGGAGTTGAAGTTGATAAATTCCCAAGAATGTCTTTTGATGACGCTATGCGTTTATACGGAAATGATAAACCAGATATTCGTTTCGGAATGCAATTCGGTGAATTAAACGAAGTTGCACAACATAAAGATTTTAAAGTATTTAATAGTGCAGAGTTAGTAGTAGGAATTGCTGTTCCTGGTGCTGCTTCTTACACTCGTAAAGAAATAGATAAATTAATCGACTGGGTAAAGCGTCCGCAAGTTGGAGCTTTAGGAATGGTATATGTGAAATGTAACGAAGACGGAAGTTTTAAATCTTCAGTAGATAAATTCTACAATCAGGAAGATTTAGCAAAATGGGCAGAAGTTACTGGAGCAAAACCTGGAGATTTAATTTGTGTTTTATCTGGAAACACGAATAAAGTACGTGCACAATTAAGTGCATTACGTATGGAATTAGCTGAGCGTTTAGGTTTACGTAAACCAGATGAATTTGCTCCGTTATGGGTTGTTGATTTCCCTTTATTAGAGTTAGATGAGGAAACTGGACATTATCATGCAATGCACCATCCATTTACTTCTCCAAAACCAGGTCAGATCGAATTATTAGATACAGATCCAGGAGCTGTAAAAGCAAATGCTTATGATTTAGTTTTAAACGGAAACGAAATCGGAGGTGGATCTATTCGTATTCACGATAAAGAAACACAAGCAATTATGTTCAAGCATTTAGGATTTACCGAAGAAGAAGCGAAAGCTCAGTTCGGTTTCTTAATGGACGCTTTTGAATATGGTGCACCACCTCATGGAGGTTTAGCTTTTGGTTTAGATCGTTTGGTTGCTATTTTAGGCGGACAAGAAACTATTCGTGATTTTATTGCGTTCCCTAAAAACAATTCTGGTAGAGACGTTATGATTGATGCACCTGCAACAATTGATAATGGACAATTACAAGAATTGAGTATTCAATTAGATATTCAGGAGGAAGCTTAG